The window ACGACCAGTTTTCCTCTTGCCGTGAAAACCGTACCGTGGCGGGCTATTCGGGTGGGCAGGACGCAGTCAAACATATCTATCCCTCTTTGTATGCCTTCAAATATGCTGTCTGGCGACCCTACCCCCATTAAATATCTAGGCTTTTCCTCTGGCAGCAGCGGAACTACGTAATCCAAAACTTCATACATACATTCCTTCGGTTCCCCTACGCTCAACCCTCCCACTGCATAGCCTTCAAAGTCCATCGCTACCAAATCTTTTGCGCTCTTTTCGCGCAAGTCCCTATAAAGTCCTCCCTGTACTATGCCGAAAAGGGCCTGGTCGTCTCTTTTATGATGTTTTTTGCATCTTTCCGCCCAGCGCGTCGTACGTTCCACGGAATTTTTCGCGTATTCATAGGTAGCGGGATAGGGTATGCATTCATCAAAAGCCATTATTATATCTGCACCTAGGGAATTTTGTATTTCAATAGACATTTCAGGGCTAATAAAGTGCAATGAACCGTCTAAATGCGACCTGAAGGTCACCCCTTCTTCTTTTATCTCTCTCAATTCGCCTAAACTAAAAACCTGATACCCTCCGCTATCGGTAAGTATAGAGCCTTTCCAGTTCATAAATTTGTGCAATCCACCGGCTTCTTCAATTAATTCGTGTCCCGGGCGTAGATAAAGGTGGTATGTGTTGCTCAAGATAATCTTTGCACCTATCTGTTCGAGTTCTTCAGGCGTCATGGTTTTAACCGTCGCCTGAGTTCCCACGGGCATGAAAACCGGCGTCTTTATTACACCGTGCAATGTTTCAAGGTAGCCAATTCTGGCCATGCATTGGTGTGAGCTCTTAATTATACTAAATTTCATCATGAACAATGCACCTCGTCAGCATCTTCGGTTCTTTTGACAAAAACTGACCTTACCAGGTTTCCTTCCATAGAATAGATTGAGATTTCTGCATCATTTATTCTAAACACCTCGCCAACACATATATTTCTTCCTTCGCTGTTGGCTAAGAATGATATAAGTCCTCCTATAGTATTTGCCATATTTTCGGGAATATTTACATTTGCTATCTCATTAACCTCCCATATTGGCATACTTGAACTTACTATAGCACCTTTTTCTGCGTATAGTCTTTCTGGGGTGTAGGTTTTTATAGGTTTTTATAAGTAAAAATAGACCCCCAAGAGCCACAACACCTATCAAGACATCAAGGGTGGTTTTTGCTTCCATAATAATTTTTCGCGCTATAGCGTAAAGAAGAACTTCTACAACGCTAGAAGGAGTATGCCTGACTAACATTATAACCAATTCAAGGCCGATTACTAGTAAAAGTATGTGTCCTAAAAAGGTCCTCAGTACTTCATAGGTTTGCAAGGGTGGTTGGCTTATAATAATATTCAAATACCTTATTAGGTCTAAAAAGCTAATTGCAACTCCGCTAATTATGAATAATGCCAGTAATGCTTCTAATAAAAACACTATCCTCGAGAAATTTTTAGGCAGCCGCCACTTTATCTTTTCCCAATAATTTGCCATATTACTACAACCTCCTCATTTTTGCAGATTCAGCAAAAACTTATAGTATTAACAATAAATACAGCAATGGAATAAAAGTGCCGAAAAGCGCAACGCTTATGTCTATACTTGCAGGTATATTGATACACATTTGCACTAAATAATTAAAATAGTCAACAAGTTTCGAGGTTGTTTTTCTATATGAAAGTCGTGGGATTAATGCAGGTCTTTTTATGTAACCTTTTAACTTTAAATAAACTATAGTCCCTGTTATAATATCAAGCAACGATGCACTTATCTTGGCAGGAGAATATAAATTAATTTCGACCATACTAGCCACAATTGGCAATAATCCAATGCCGATTGTTAGAAAAACTAATAAGCACAATACAAATATCATTATATTAAACTCTTTTATGGTACTCAAAGAAATTTCTTCTCTGCGATTTAAGTAGAGCTCACAGAAATAGAAAAAAAGCTTAGCCATATAGGCCGCCGTCAGAATACCAGAAAGTCTAAAAATTACCTCCACCCATTGAAAGAACATCCCTTGATTTGAAAGTCGCGCAAGCAAATCTTTCGTTAAAACTTTTGCAGTATAGCCTATAAATCCCGGGAATCCGACTAGATTTAGTCCCCCAAATACAATTGCTACTAGCGGGACTAAAGTAAGATTTTTTATTTGCCTCATTTCATAAGTTTTTAAATATATATACCCGATAATGAGGAACATCGCTGTTTTTGAAAGACCGTGAGCATATATATGCAAATAAGGTGCAATAGAAGTATGCACTCCTGCCAAATTCATTGCACCAATGCTAATAAAAATGTATCCTATCTGACTTATAGTTCCGTATGCCAAAAGGCGTTTTGGGTAATTGTCACAAAGAGCCATAAAACCTCCGTATAATGTTGACAAACTTCCTAAAATCATCAGGACCAACCCTAAATAAGGTAAACTGGTATATCGTAGAATCTGCATAATGCCAAAGACTCCAGATTTCACAAGCACCCCAGAGAGCAGGGCACTAGCCGGAGCTGGTGCTACTGGATGAGCTCTTGGGAGCCAAAAATGAAAAGGCAGGCAACCTGCTTTAATTGCGAAACCTGTAATTAATAATCCAAGAGCCAAACATCCCTTTAATCCTCCATGTTCAATGACAAAGTTTAATTTTTCAAACTCAAAGGTTCCACCCTCACTATACATTATCATCACGGCACTTAGAACAGCAAGACCCCCTACAAATGCGGTAAAGATATATAAATTCCCTGATGAAAGGGCTTCAATTGACTCCTGGTGTATAACTAAGAAATAAGAAAATAAAGCCATTAATTCGAAAAAAAAGTAAAAGGTCAAAAGATCTCCGGCTAAAAAAACACATATAACTGACCATAGTGTTAGCATGAAAAAACTTAAGAATCTTGCTCTATTTTCCATATAACGAATATAGCCCGTCAAGAAAAGTGCAGTTAAACACCAAATAGAGGTGGAAAAAAGGAGAAAAATGCGATTTATATTGCCTAAAATAAATCTTACTGAATGAAAACCCGTACTTATACTAAATAAGTCCCCACTTGGAGTAAGTAAGGCTATTAATACACAAATTCCACATAATAATGCGATAAAAGTATTTATTATGTTATCATTTCTTTTGCTAGTAAACCACACTACCAACACACCTACAATTGGAAGTATCAATATTAAAAGCAAGTTTAATGAGCCCATTGATTTCACTCTCCATG is drawn from Caldanaerovirga acetigignens and contains these coding sequences:
- a CDS encoding transporter associated domain-containing protein, translating into MPIWEVNEIANVNIPENMANTIGGLISFLANSEGRNICVGEVFRINDAEISIYSMEGNLVRSVFVKRTEDADEVHCS
- a CDS encoding complex I subunit 5 family protein, which codes for MGSLNLLLILILPIVGVLVVWFTSKRNDNIINTFIALLCGICVLIALLTPSGDLFSISTGFHSVRFILGNINRIFLLFSTSIWCLTALFLTGYIRYMENRARFLSFFMLTLWSVICVFLAGDLLTFYFFFELMALFSYFLVIHQESIEALSSGNLYIFTAFVGGLAVLSAVMIMYSEGGTFEFEKLNFVIEHGGLKGCLALGLLITGFAIKAGCLPFHFWLPRAHPVAPAPASALLSGVLVKSGVFGIMQILRYTSLPYLGLVLMILGSLSTLYGGFMALCDNYPKRLLAYGTISQIGYIFISIGAMNLAGVHTSIAPYLHIYAHGLSKTAMFLIIGYIYLKTYEMRQIKNLTLVPLVAIVFGGLNLVGFPGFIGYTAKVLTKDLLARLSNQGMFFQWVEVIFRLSGILTAAYMAKLFFYFCELYLNRREEISLSTIKEFNIMIFVLCLLVFLTIGIGLLPIVASMVEINLYSPAKISASLLDIITGTIVYLKLKGYIKRPALIPRLSYRKTTSKLVDYFNYLVQMCINIPASIDISVALFGTFIPLLYLLLIL
- the tgt gene encoding tRNA guanosine(34) transglycosylase Tgt, coding for MKFSIIKSSHQCMARIGYLETLHGVIKTPVFMPVGTQATVKTMTPEELEQIGAKIILSNTYHLYLRPGHELIEEAGGLHKFMNWKGSILTDSGGYQVFSLGELREIKEEGVTFRSHLDGSLHFISPEMSIEIQNSLGADIIMAFDECIPYPATYEYAKNSVERTTRWAERCKKHHKRDDQALFGIVQGGLYRDLREKSAKDLVAMDFEGYAVGGLSVGEPKECMYEVLDYVVPLLPEEKPRYLMGVGSPDSIFEGIQRGIDMFDCVLPTRIARHGTVFTARGKLVVRNAAYAKDFSPLDPECDCYVCKNYTRAYIRHLLNAGEILGLRLTTYHNLYFLLRLVEKVREAIEGDYFFDLKEEFFSKYGYS